A genome region from Triticum aestivum cultivar Chinese Spring chromosome 2B, IWGSC CS RefSeq v2.1, whole genome shotgun sequence includes the following:
- the LOC123040095 gene encoding probable leucine-rich repeat receptor-like protein kinase At1g35710: MEMSPLLKLVSISLLLIPWFPHTMAVTSLLEEQAEALLAWKATLQSHPTQLQSWGSANNTARPCSWHGIRCSKHRARRREVITEISLPGLGLGGELDNLNFTVLHTLMSIQLSNNKIRGSFPPALASSLPKLRHLMLQENELSGEIPSQIKLLESLVVLDFSANHLSGLIPTELGYLKKLARLDFSNNSLTGPIPRNLGKSTSITILYLGGNQLSGYIPQELGYLLHLNQLSLQKNKLIGSIPNFFGRLISLKGLYLWGNQLSGRIPQELGFLVNLEELDLSSNQLTGSIPGTFGSLSKLTMLHLFGNKLSGYLPRELGNLSNLEYLELNNNQLMGFIPHIFVNLTKLSILRLDANHFYGHLPRELGYMVDLDNLDLSENKLIGSIPNTFGSLTKLTRLYLWGNQLSRSIPQELGFLVNLEELDLSSNQLTGSIPSTFGSLSKLTMLHLFGNELFGYLPQELGNLSNLEYLELNNNQLMGFIPHIFVNLTKLSILRLDANHFYGYLPQELGYMVILDNLDLSDNKLIGSIPNTFGSLTKLTRLYLDANQLTRHIPRELGYLVDLQELTLSNNKLTGSIPDVIGKLTKLRKLRLGDNNFSGHIPQEIGTFMNLVVLQLGANNFSGPLPPELCVGGLLQNLTAFDNNLNGQLPSSLGNCKSLVRVRLERNQIEGDISELGVHPNLVYMDMSSNKLFGQLSYNWGVCHNLTKLCISNNNITGKIPASMGRLSQLNVLDLSSNSLEGELPRELGNLKQLFQLHLADNLFHGSIPQEFGALSSLELLDLSSNNLSGLVQGSIENCLKLRSLNLSHNNFKGNIPVVLGVLNNLHDMLDLSDNSFTGKIPSQLSGLIMLDNLNLSHNELYGVIPSSFQSMKILTSIDLSYNELEGPVPESKLFKEAPVQWFIHNKMLCGIVKGLPPCNNTTWSGGKRKRYKTLVLAMVTALVSLILVVATLMFTNARKKSMKIKEDIVTPKKVFSIWNFDGGGGDVFKQIVEATNDFSETHCIGTGGYGSVYKAKLATSEIFAVKKIHMIEDDYCVNELVFNSEIEALVQTRHRNIVKLFGYCSSSQGKYLIYEYMERGNLAETLRDNERAIELDWRRRINIALDVVHALAYMHHDCSLPIVHRDITSNNILLDLEFRACISDFGMAKILNIDGQNLTSLVGTKGYIAPELSYTENVTEKCDVYSFGVLVLELFMGYHPGDFLFSLLSSTKNNDVCLQDVLDSRLIVPNAETAREIYYILSVAARCLEPIPSSRQTARRVRDELSVIKVCEDHVDYMHTGLSIPAKQCL, translated from the exons atggagatgtcgcctctCCTGAAGCTCGTCTCAATATCTCTACTACTAATACCCTGGTTTCCTCATACTATGGCAGTGACATCCCTCCTGGAAGAGCAAGCAGAGGCCCTCCTTGCCTGGAAAGCCACACTCCAAAGCCATCCAACCCAACTACAATCCTGGGGAAGTGCAAACAACACTGCACGGCCATGCAGCTGGCATGGCATCAGGTGCAGCAAGCATCGAGCAAGGCGCCGGGAGGTGATCACCGAGATCTCTCTACCCGGGTTGGGGCTCGGAGGGGAGCTGGACAACCTCAACTTCACTGTGCTGCATACTCTCATGagcatccaactctccaacaataAGATAAGGGGCTCCTTTCCACCTGCTTTAGCATCATCCTTACCAAAGCTGAGACACCTAATGCTCCAAGAGAATGAGCTTTCCGGTGAAATACCAAGCCAAATAAAACTACTAGAGAGCCTGGTTGTGTTAGATTTCTCAGCCAACCACTTGTCTGGTCTCATCCCCACAGAACTAGGCTACCTAAAGAAGCTGGCTAGGTTAGATTTTTCCAACAACAGTCTCACTGGTCCTATTCCAAGAAATCTAGGGAAATCTACTAGTATCACAATCTTGTACCTTGGTGGTAATCAGTTATCCGGATAcatccctcaagaactaggttacctgCTGCATTTAAATCAGCTGTCTCTTCAGAAAAACAAGTTAATTGGTTCCATCCCCAATTTCTTTGGGAGATTGATTAGCCTCAAAGGCTTGTACCTATGGGGTAACCAACTTTCCGGACGTATTCCTCAAGAACTTGGTTTCCTAGTAAATTTAGAAGAGTTGGATCTTAGCAGCAACCAACTCACGGGTTCCATCCCCGGTACATTTGGAAGTTTGTCAAAGCTCACTATGTTGCACCTTTTTGGTAATAAATTATCCGgatatcttcctcgagaactaggCAACCTGTCAAATCTTGAATATTTGGAACTTAACAACAACCAACTCATGGGTTTCATCCCCCATATCTTTGTAAATTTGACAAAGCTCTCTATCTTGCGCCTTGATGCGAACCACTTCTATGgacatcttcctcgagaactaggtTACATGGTGGATCTTGATAACTTGGATCTAAGCGAGAACAAACTCATTGGTTCCATCCCCAATACCTTTGGAAGTTTAACTAAGCTCACTCGCTTGTACCTATGGGGTAACCAACTTTCCAGAAGTATTCCTCAAGAACTTGGTTTCCTAGTAAATTTAGAAGAGTTGGATCTTAGCAGCAACCAACTCACGGGTTCCATCCCCAGTACATTTGGAAGTTTGTCAAAGCTCACTATGTTGCACCTTTTTGGTAATGAATTATTTGGATATCTTCCTCAAGAACTAGGGAACCTGTCAAATCTTGAATATTTGGAACTTAACAACAACCAACTCATGGGTTTCATCCCCCATATCTTTGTAAATTTGACAAAGCTCTCTATCTTGCGCCTTGATGCTAACCACTTCTATGGATATCttcctcaagaactaggttacatGGTGATTCTTGATAACTTGGATCTAAGCGACAACAAACTCATTGGTTCCATCCCCAATACCTTTGGAAGTTTAACTAAGCTCACTCGGTTGTACCTTGATGCTAATCAGTTAACCAGACATATTCCTCGAGAACTAGGTTACCTGGTGGATTTACAAGAACTGACTCTTAGCAATAACAAGCTCACTGGTTCCATCCCTGATGTCATTGGAAAGTTGACTAAGCTAAGAAAATTGCGTCTCGGTGATAATAATTTCTCCGGACATATTCCTCAAGAAATCGGTACCTTTATGAATCTTGTGGTCTTGCAACTTGGTGCAAACAATTTCTCTGGTCCCTTGCCACCCGAGTTGTGTGTTGGAGGCCTTCTCCAGAATTTAACTGCATTTGATAACAATCTGAATGGACAATTGCCATCAAGTTTGGGAAACTGCAAAAGCCTAGTCCGAGTTCGTCTTGAAAGGAATCAAATAGAAGGTGATATCTCTGAGTTGGGAGTTCATCCTAATCTTGTTTATATGGACATGAGTTCAAATAAACTATTTGGCCAATTGTCTTATAACTGGGGAGTTTGTCATAATCTTACCAAGCTATGCATATCAAACAACAACATCACAGGGAAAATACCTGCAAGTATGGGGAGGCTATCTCAGCTAAATGTACTTGATCTCTCCTCAAACAGTCTCGAAGGAGAGCTTCCTAGAGAACTAGGCAATTTAAAACAATTATTCCAGCTGCACCTTGCAGATAATTTGTTCCATGGAAGCATACCACAAGAATTTGGAGCATTGTCCAGTCTAGAGTTGTTGGATTTATCATCAAATAACCTTAGTGGTTTGGTACAAGGATCAATTGAGAATTGTTTGAAGCTCCGCTCATTGAATTTGAGTCACAATAATTTTAAAGGAAACATCCCTGTAGTGCTTGGGGTGTTGAACAACTTACATGACATGTTGGATTTAAGTGATAATTCATTTACTGGGAAAATACCTAGCCAACTTAGTGGTCTGATAATGCTGGATAATTTGAATCTTTCACACAATGAACTTTATGGTGTAATCCCATCATCATTTCAGAGTATGAAAATCTTGACATCCATTGATTTATCTTACAATGAATTGGAAGGACCAGTCCCAGAGAGTAAGCTCTTCAAAGAAGCTCCAGTTCAGTGGTTCATCCATAATAAGATGCTATGTGGCATAGTGAAAGGATTGCCTCCTTGCAATAACACAACGTGGAGTGGAGGGAAAAGGAAACGATACAAAACACTTGTACTAGCCATGGTTACTGCTCTAGTATCTCTTATTCTTGTTGTGGCGACGTTGATGTTCACCAATGCAAGGAAGAAATCCATGAAAATTAAAGAGGATATAGTAACACCCAAAAAAGTATTCTCTATTTGGAAttttgatgggggggggggggatgtctTCAAACAGATAGTTGAAGCAACCAATGATTTTAGTGAAACACATTGTATAGGAACTGGGGGATATGGATCTGTCTATAAAGCCAAACTTGCAACATCTGAAATATTTGCAGTGAAGAAGATACACATGATTGAAGATGACTATTGTGTGAACGAGTTGGTATTCAATAGTGAAATCGAGGCATTGGTGCAGACTCGGCATAGAAACATCGTAAAACTATTTGGATATTGTTCCTCTAGCCAAGGCAAATATCTTATCTATGAATACATGGAGAGGGGaaacttggcagaaacactaaggGACAATGAAAGGGCAATTGAATTGGACTGGAGAAGGCGGATAAATATTGCACTGGATGTTGTTCATGCTTTGGCATACATGCATCATGATTGTTCATTACCAATAGTCCACAGAGATATAACAAGCAACAACATTTTACTTGATCTGGAATTTAGGGCTTGCATCTCCGACTTCGGTATGGCTAAAATTCTCAATATTGATGGTCAAAATCTCACAAGTCTTGTTGGGACGAAAGGCTATATTGCCCCAG AGCTATCATATACAGAGAATGTGACGGAGAAATGTGATGTATACAGCTTCGGCGTTCTTGTTCTAGAGCTATTTATGGGATACCATCCAGGAGATTTTCTCTTTTCTCTCTTGTCGTCCACCAAAAATAATGACGTGTGCTTGCAAGATGTGCTAGACTCAAGGCTCATTGTCCCTAATGCTGAAACTGCTAGGGAAATATACTACATCCTCAGTGTTGCAGCTCGGTGTCTGGAGCCTATTCCATCAAGCAGACAAACAGCACGACGTGTTCGTGACGAGCTATCTGTGATTAAAGTATGTGAAGATCATGTTGATTATATGCATACTGGCCTCAGCATTCCTGCAAAACAGTGCCTATGA